A single Pseudomonadota bacterium DNA region contains:
- the dksA gene encoding RNA polymerase-binding protein DksA — translation MVESLSPNSILSPDYKPSSKEDYMNPSQLEYFRQKLLKWRSELLHESEETLHHLQEEDHNEPDATDRATTEANRALELRTRDRARKLIGKIDDAIGRIDDGSYGYCEETGEPIGLARLEARPIATLTLEAQERHERLEKTYKDL, via the coding sequence ATGGTCGAGTCGTTATCACCCAATTCTATTTTGTCACCTGATTATAAGCCTTCTTCCAAAGAAGATTATATGAATCCTTCTCAATTGGAATATTTTCGTCAAAAGTTATTAAAATGGCGTTCAGAACTTCTGCATGAATCAGAAGAAACATTGCATCATTTGCAAGAAGAAGATCATAATGAGCCGGATGCAACGGACAGAGCAACAACAGAGGCCAATCGTGCTCTTGAGCTTAGAACACGGGATAGGGCGCGTAAACTCATTGGAAAAATTGATGATGCTATAGGCCGCATCGATGATGGGTCTTATGGGTATTGTGAAGAGACAGGAGAGCCAATAGGACTTGCACGTCTTGAAGCACGCCCGATTGCGACACTCACGCTTGAGGCCCAAGAGCGACATGAAAGATTGGAAAAAACTTATAAAGACCTTTAG
- a CDS encoding methyltransferase, with the protein MIDRPEFSISDVTCDSFLGGRAKLYQPREGYRAGIDAVFLSACVHPLQGQSILDVGAGVGTASILLLVREVTKHPLYVYALEKEKELSEISYQNSLLNNVAPFLTSISCDLKEASSELTQKSFDHVMTNPPFFDGTTLSPNRLKAEANHPSTVSFEDWIDFCIKRLKSSGTLTLIIPPERFSSFLKTSEGRVGGILVYPLWQRAETYAKRLLIQGIKGRKTPLKLLNGLVLHEHNRSFTQKAHAILWEGQALNLH; encoded by the coding sequence ATGATCGATAGACCAGAATTTTCTATTTCAGACGTGACTTGTGATTCTTTTTTGGGAGGGCGTGCAAAACTCTATCAACCCCGAGAAGGCTATCGAGCTGGAATTGATGCTGTTTTTTTAAGTGCCTGTGTTCATCCTCTTCAAGGACAATCCATTTTAGATGTTGGCGCTGGTGTTGGGACAGCCAGTATTCTTCTTCTCGTTCGGGAAGTTACAAAACATCCTTTGTATGTTTATGCCCTTGAGAAGGAAAAGGAATTGTCTGAAATTTCTTATCAAAATAGCTTATTAAATAATGTTGCTCCTTTTTTAACAAGCATTTCATGTGATTTAAAAGAAGCATCTTCTGAACTCACTCAAAAATCTTTTGATCATGTCATGACAAATCCCCCTTTTTTTGATGGAACAACACTTTCTCCAAATCGTCTTAAAGCTGAAGCCAATCATCCTTCAACAGTTTCATTTGAGGATTGGATTGATTTTTGTATAAAAAGGCTTAAATCTTCTGGAACTTTGACACTCATTATCCCTCCTGAACGTTTTTCTTCCTTTTTAAAAACAAGCGAAGGTAGAGTTGGAGGGATTCTTGTTTATCCTCTTTGGCAAAGGGCTGAGACATATGCAAAACGTCTTCTTATTCAAGGAATAAAGGGTCGAAAAACACCTTTAAAGCTCCTCAATGGGCTCGTTCTTCATGAGCATAATCGTTCTTTTACGCAAAAGGCCCATGCCATTTTGTGGGAAGGGCAAGCCTTAAACTTACACTAA